One Gloeothece verrucosa PCC 7822 DNA window includes the following coding sequences:
- a CDS encoding alpha/beta hydrolase translates to MTVAWKTFTSRLTLLGSLCTILWTLGTLFAPSARAAERLILEIGPLQQTITIEDLEKFAHTAEVPPKLKPYSFLLTPELKEMLVRRLHVDPLLAEQFLDQLFHSSDGEKLLEQIQSAIPETTLAQIQQSLQEATKQPDDLNILSFLRVYPSDTVKIDLKASATIAAQLAAANLQSKILSPILASELAVKTDTKLPLSFNPTNPGPETVYKETFIFRDKARKRTIPADVYYSFNTQGPLVVMSHGFAADRRFLKYLAYHLASYGLTVVSVEHPGSNIHSLVQFPEGMKLNQILPASEFIERPKDISFVLDELEKINQENSYFHDKFNTKQVSLIGHSFGGYTVLALAGAKLDPKQLRSFCQSLTPLGRSPADWLQCSGAELPYSQVSFFDPRVAQVIAFNPIAGHLFGESLSEVKVPTLILASSEDGITPNLAHQLEPFKQLQGEKYLMVAVGATHMSVTDISYITSTMGQSTLVREIMDESANPVREAAKGVSLAFIKQLTDQRSEYKSFLTPVYLQSLSSDLISLRLTTQLPTSLNLTLDVLSLSNQKLTVDDESEFNLDPFGKIRVCLANLGSLFSPPQYQTGQLEQIFDGLLKTYDRHSGKLS, encoded by the coding sequence ATGACAGTAGCTTGGAAGACTTTCACTTCTCGTTTAACTTTACTGGGTAGCCTTTGCACAATCCTATGGACATTAGGAACTCTTTTTGCCCCATCGGCTAGAGCCGCCGAGCGCCTTATTCTAGAAATAGGACCTCTACAACAGACTATCACGATTGAGGACTTAGAAAAATTTGCCCACACAGCAGAAGTTCCCCCTAAATTAAAACCCTACAGCTTTTTGTTAACGCCAGAACTCAAAGAAATGCTGGTGAGACGGCTACACGTCGATCCCCTCTTAGCCGAACAATTTTTAGATCAATTATTTCATTCTTCAGACGGCGAAAAATTACTTGAGCAAATACAGAGCGCTATACCAGAAACCACATTAGCTCAAATTCAACAGTCTTTACAAGAGGCGACTAAACAACCCGATGATTTAAATATTCTCAGTTTTTTACGAGTATATCCCTCTGATACCGTTAAAATAGACCTAAAAGCGAGCGCAACTATAGCCGCTCAACTGGCGGCGGCTAATTTACAGAGCAAAATTCTCAGTCCCATTTTAGCTTCCGAGTTAGCCGTTAAAACTGATACAAAATTACCATTAAGCTTCAATCCCACCAATCCCGGTCCAGAAACCGTTTATAAAGAAACCTTTATTTTTCGAGACAAAGCGAGAAAACGTACTATTCCTGCCGACGTTTATTACAGTTTTAATACCCAAGGCCCCTTGGTAGTTATGTCTCATGGCTTTGCGGCTGATCGTCGTTTTTTGAAATATTTAGCTTATCATCTCGCCTCTTATGGCTTAACGGTTGTTTCCGTTGAACATCCAGGTAGCAATATACATTCTTTGGTACAGTTCCCCGAAGGAATGAAACTCAATCAAATTTTACCGGCTTCAGAATTTATCGAACGTCCCAAAGATATCAGTTTTGTACTAGATGAATTAGAAAAAATCAATCAAGAAAATAGCTATTTTCACGACAAATTTAATACAAAGCAAGTCAGTCTTATTGGTCATTCTTTTGGCGGTTATACCGTCTTAGCTTTAGCCGGCGCAAAATTAGACCCGAAGCAACTCCGCAGTTTTTGTCAAAGTTTAACGCCTCTGGGACGTTCGCCGGCAGACTGGTTACAATGTTCAGGGGCTGAATTACCCTACTCTCAAGTTAGCTTTTTTGACCCCAGAGTCGCCCAAGTTATTGCCTTTAATCCCATTGCGGGTCATTTGTTTGGTGAAAGCTTATCTGAGGTTAAAGTCCCCACCCTAATTTTAGCTTCTAGTGAAGATGGTATTACCCCGAATCTAGCCCATCAACTGGAACCCTTTAAACAACTACAGGGAGAAAAATATTTAATGGTTGCGGTTGGGGCTACTCACATGAGTGTCACTGATATTAGTTACATTACAAGTACGATGGGACAAAGTACCCTTGTGCGCGAAATTATGGACGAATCCGCTAATCCTGTAAGAGAGGCAGCCAAAGGAGTGAGTTTAGCCTTTATTAAGCAGTTAACCGACCAACGGTCAGAGTATAAGTCTTTTTTAACCCCGGTTTATCTTCAGTCCCTCAGTAGTGATCTGATTTCTCTGCGTTTGACGACTCAGTTACCCACCAGTTTAAATTTAACCTTAGATGTTCTTTCTTTGAGCAATCAAAAGCTTACTGTAGACGATGAATCCGAGTTTAACCTCGATCCGTTTGGGAAAATTCGGGTTTGTTTGGCTAATTTAGGCTCTCTTTTTTCTCCCCCTCAATATCAAACTGGACAATTAGAGCAAATTTTCGACGGTCTTTTGAAAACTTATGACCGACATTCAGGAAAGTTGAGTTAA
- the lysS gene encoding lysine--tRNA ligase: MSSNQSQPQPQSGSSLEEIRATRLEKVEQLKQLGLNPYEYKWESTHHAAQLQEKYASLENGEEVDLEVAVAGRIIARRVFGKLAFFNLQDESGTIQLYLDKKRIGQTMADVPNAFNTVMKLTDTGDILGAKGTIKRTEKGELSIYVNEYAILTKSLLPLPDKFHGLTDIEKRYRQRYVDLIINPEVRETFRRRAQITASIRRYLEGEGFLEIETPVLQSEAGGADARPFITYHNTLEMDLYLRIATELHLKRLIVGGFEKVFEMGRIFRNEGVSTRHNPEFTSIEIYQAYADYHDMMVLTENIITNAAKDALGTLKVTYQDQEIDLTPPWRRLTMHQLVEEKTGIDFNQFQTFEEGKKAAQKAGIQVSEDCKTLGKLLYESFEQKVEESLIEPTFVLDFPVEISPLAKPHRNKPGLVERFELYIVGRELANSFSELTDPIDQRERLEAQAEKKAAGDLEAHSVDEDFLTALEYGMPPTGGLGIGIDRLVMLLTDSASIRDVIAFPLLKSQSAALKGFDYDADKKVLRVEFLNGSVYLYHDIPESKYKELEKAPSKGQFFNAEIRDKFGFDREI, encoded by the coding sequence ATGTCATCTAATCAATCCCAACCTCAACCCCAATCCGGTTCTTCTCTTGAAGAAATTCGCGCTACACGCCTTGAGAAAGTTGAACAACTCAAACAACTGGGATTGAATCCTTATGAGTATAAATGGGAGTCAACCCACCATGCGGCCCAATTACAAGAAAAATATGCGTCTTTAGAAAATGGCGAAGAAGTGGACTTAGAAGTGGCTGTTGCTGGACGAATTATCGCCCGCCGCGTGTTTGGTAAGTTGGCCTTTTTTAATCTCCAAGATGAAAGCGGCACGATACAGTTATATCTCGATAAAAAAAGAATTGGCCAAACTATGGCCGATGTACCTAATGCGTTTAATACTGTCATGAAACTGACGGATACCGGCGATATTTTAGGGGCAAAAGGAACCATTAAACGGACAGAAAAAGGGGAATTATCCATTTATGTAAATGAGTACGCTATTTTAACGAAATCTTTATTACCCCTGCCGGATAAATTTCACGGATTAACCGATATTGAAAAACGCTATCGTCAGCGTTATGTGGATTTAATTATTAATCCTGAAGTGCGAGAAACTTTTCGCCGCCGCGCTCAAATTACCGCTTCTATTCGTCGTTATTTAGAAGGAGAGGGCTTTTTAGAAATTGAAACCCCTGTGCTACAAAGCGAAGCCGGCGGGGCTGATGCACGTCCTTTTATTACCTATCACAATACCTTAGAGATGGATTTATATCTCCGTATTGCTACCGAATTACATTTAAAACGGTTAATTGTGGGGGGATTTGAAAAAGTCTTTGAGATGGGACGTATTTTTAGAAATGAAGGGGTTTCTACGCGCCATAATCCTGAATTTACCTCGATAGAAATTTATCAGGCTTATGCAGATTATCACGATATGATGGTTTTGACGGAAAATATTATTACCAATGCGGCTAAAGATGCCCTAGGAACTTTAAAGGTTACCTATCAAGACCAAGAAATTGATTTAACTCCCCCTTGGCGGCGCTTAACAATGCACCAATTAGTAGAAGAAAAAACGGGGATAGATTTTAATCAATTTCAAACCTTTGAGGAAGGGAAAAAAGCCGCGCAAAAAGCCGGAATACAAGTTTCAGAAGATTGTAAGACCCTTGGAAAGTTACTCTATGAATCTTTTGAGCAAAAGGTAGAAGAAAGCTTAATTGAGCCGACTTTTGTCCTAGATTTTCCCGTTGAAATTTCGCCTTTAGCTAAACCTCATCGCAATAAACCGGGGTTAGTAGAAAGGTTTGAATTATATATTGTTGGACGAGAATTAGCCAATAGTTTTTCTGAGTTAACAGATCCCATTGATCAACGAGAAAGATTAGAAGCACAAGCGGAGAAAAAAGCCGCCGGAGATTTAGAGGCCCATAGTGTAGATGAAGATTTCTTAACCGCTTTAGAGTATGGAATGCCGCCCACTGGGGGGTTAGGAATTGGGATTGATCGCTTAGTGATGTTATTAACCGATTCTGCGAGTATTCGAGATGTGATTGCTTTCCCTCTACTGAAGAGTCAAAGTGCGGCTTTAAAAGGGTTTGATTATGATGCTGATAAAAAGGTTTTGAGGGTTGAATTTTTGAATGGTAGTGTTTATTTATATCATGATATTCCTGAGTCGAAATATAAGGAGTTAGAAAAAGCTCCCTCAAAAGGTCAGTTTTTTAATGCTGAAATTCGAGATAAATTTGGGTTTGATCGGGAGATATAA
- a CDS encoding exopolysaccharide biosynthesis protein, giving the protein MTKLSLELQRFFFEEERASKIQLSDLLSLAGERIFGFLLVILSLPSALPLPAPGYSTPFGILIFLLAIQLILGAKMPWLPEKIMQTSVKLETVQKVIQAALPALERIERLSQPRIAYICTSLPGRIILGIAIAVMALSMIIPLPGTNTLPAMGIFITAFGLQEDDGFISLIGLLFCLIAGFLSSSIIWATIWGSLNLLDFMKSQLS; this is encoded by the coding sequence ATGACTAAACTTTCTTTAGAATTGCAGCGCTTTTTTTTTGAAGAAGAAAGAGCTTCAAAAATCCAACTTAGTGATTTACTCTCCCTAGCAGGAGAACGAATTTTTGGGTTTTTATTAGTAATATTATCTCTTCCTTCGGCTTTGCCGCTTCCTGCGCCGGGTTACTCTACCCCTTTTGGAATTTTAATCTTTTTGTTAGCCATTCAACTGATTTTAGGGGCAAAAATGCCTTGGCTGCCAGAAAAGATCATGCAGACATCAGTCAAATTAGAAACTGTACAAAAAGTCATTCAAGCCGCACTTCCCGCTTTAGAGAGAATTGAACGCTTAAGCCAACCTCGCATAGCCTATATTTGTACGAGTTTGCCAGGTCGAATCATACTGGGCATAGCCATTGCCGTCATGGCACTTTCTATGATCATTCCCCTGCCGGGAACCAATACCCTACCCGCGATGGGAATATTCATTACGGCTTTTGGGCTACAAGAAGATGATGGCTTTATCAGTCTTATCGGCTTATTATTTTGTTTAATAGCCGGCTTTCTCTCTAGTTCTATTATTTGGGCCACTATTTGGGGGAGTCTAAATTTATTAGATTTCATGAAAAGCCAACTTAGTTAA
- a CDS encoding TspO/MBR family protein: MLKPWMIIGGVTFLVALGGLLIRPRDIPWAKHLERPNWLFFEPAIPFIWTAIFTGGAFSALRVWQADPGSMKTWLLMGLYLLLEIVTTAYIPGTLRSRSLVVGKVLGASGLLLGILLTISVSFIDQWAAILLLPYVLWSPIGTYATEQMIQLNPDEA, from the coding sequence ATGTTAAAACCCTGGATGATCATTGGTGGAGTTACCTTTTTAGTGGCGCTAGGCGGCTTGCTCATTCGACCCCGAGATATTCCTTGGGCAAAGCATTTAGAACGCCCGAATTGGCTCTTTTTTGAGCCTGCGATTCCTTTTATTTGGACAGCAATTTTTACTGGCGGCGCATTTAGTGCCCTGCGGGTTTGGCAAGCTGATCCAGGCAGTATGAAAACTTGGTTGTTAATGGGGCTTTATTTACTCTTAGAAATCGTTACCACTGCTTATATTCCCGGAACGTTACGCTCTCGTAGTCTAGTGGTTGGTAAAGTTTTAGGCGCATCAGGATTATTGTTAGGAATTTTGTTGACTATAAGCGTGTCATTTATTGATCAATGGGCAGCAATCTTGTTATTACCTTATGTCCTTTGGAGTCCCATTGGTACTTACGCTACTGAGCAAATGATTCAATTAAATCCTGATGAGGCATGA
- a CDS encoding type I restriction endonuclease → MANNQIDILTWFEVLGYSVLWESDLAPIQVKEEGVLGERLLLCLERINPQIPTSAILEAFHQIVSLANFQDEKKRQRFRTFLRNGVTVCYPVKDQIVYDKVKLIDCYNLLNNDWLVVELGCINPEKNQQELIAIISREIVIFINGLPLANILIKNPDFKDCSFWGYFQLFSLIYQGKTGQLIAWTELKKPAMICQDLGELESLIQNSFDKRYFLDLVAHLVKFETLDDQICKNTITDFHQYKKIFSTKGYEYTRLFEF, encoded by the coding sequence ATGGCAAACAATCAGATAGATATATTGACTTGGTTTGAGGTTCTTGGTTATAGCGTCCTATGGGAGTCAGATCTTGCGCCAATTCAGGTTAAAGAGGAGGGAGTTTTAGGTGAGCGCCTTCTTCTGTGTTTAGAGCGGATCAATCCTCAAATTCCTACTTCAGCTATTTTAGAAGCTTTTCATCAAATTGTTTCGCTGGCTAACTTTCAAGATGAAAAAAAACGTCAACGTTTCCGTACATTTTTAAGAAATGGAGTGACAGTTTGCTACCCAGTTAAAGATCAAATTGTTTATGACAAAGTCAAGCTGATAGATTGTTATAATCTACTTAATAATGATTGGTTAGTGGTTGAGCTAGGTTGTATTAATCCCGAAAAAAATCAACAAGAACTGATCGCTATTATTTCCCGAGAAATTGTTATTTTTATTAATGGTTTACCCTTAGCTAATATTCTTATTAAAAATCCTGATTTCAAGGACTGTTCTTTTTGGGGTTATTTTCAGCTATTTTCGCTTATTTATCAGGGTAAAACCGGACAACTTATCGCTTGGACTGAGCTTAAAAAACCTGCTATGATTTGCCAAGACTTAGGCGAGTTAGAAAGCTTAATACAAAACAGTTTTGATAAGCGATATTTTTTAGATTTAGTCGCTCATTTGGTTAAATTTGAAACTTTAGATGACCAGATTTGCAAAAACACGATAACCGATTTTCATCAATACAAAAAAATATTTTCAACAAAGGGTTACGAATATACTAGATTATTTGAGTTTTAG
- a CDS encoding cytochrome P450, producing MTQRTLDGQSYPLPPGNLGLPILGETLSFLQDRNFANKRHKKYGSVFKTHLFGRPTVILMGPEANRFILSTHFDHFSWREGWPKMFRELLGRSLFLQDGEEHRRNRKLLMPAFHGPALNQYITTMEEIIDRYLNNWEKQGSIAWFFELKKMTFEIASILLIGSEPGELTDMLSQWFTELTSGLFTLPIALPGTTYSKALKARDRLLNHIEKVVQERQKHPTSDALGLLVQTRDEEGNSLSLEELKVQALLMLFAGHETTTSMLASFNMVLAQNRQIRARLNTEIENISPKGSITLEQLRQMTYLDQVLKEVERFYPPVAGGFRGVVKPCVFGGYYIPEGWQLLYRIDATHLDQRVYTNPEQFDPDRFSPERAENKKMEYSLVGFGGGSRICLGYTFAQMEMKIFAVHLLRHYDWELLPDQDLSFHPISTINSGSGLLVKFYRYN from the coding sequence ATGACACAAAGAACGCTTGACGGTCAATCTTATCCTTTACCGCCTGGGAATTTGGGTTTACCCATTTTAGGAGAAACGCTCAGTTTTCTTCAAGACCGCAATTTTGCTAATAAGCGCCACAAAAAATACGGTTCAGTCTTTAAAACACATCTTTTCGGTCGTCCTACGGTGATCCTGATGGGGCCTGAAGCTAACCGTTTTATCCTCTCGACTCATTTTGATCACTTTTCTTGGCGAGAGGGTTGGCCGAAAATGTTTCGAGAATTATTAGGTAGATCGCTGTTTTTACAAGATGGCGAAGAACATCGACGTAACCGAAAATTACTCATGCCGGCTTTTCACGGTCCGGCTTTAAACCAATACATCACAACAATGGAGGAAATTATTGATCGTTATCTGAATAACTGGGAAAAACAGGGCAGTATTGCTTGGTTTTTTGAATTAAAGAAGATGACGTTTGAAATTGCCAGTATTTTACTGATCGGCAGTGAACCCGGAGAATTGACAGATATGTTATCTCAATGGTTTACTGAACTGACGAGCGGCTTATTTACGTTACCGATTGCCTTACCTGGAACAACTTACTCGAAAGCTTTAAAAGCCCGGGACCGCCTTTTAAACCATATAGAAAAGGTCGTACAAGAACGACAAAAACACCCTACATCTGACGCACTAGGGTTATTGGTACAAACCCGAGATGAAGAGGGGAATAGTCTTAGTTTAGAAGAACTCAAAGTTCAAGCTTTATTAATGTTATTTGCTGGCCATGAAACCACTACTTCGATGCTGGCCTCATTTAATATGGTTTTAGCTCAAAATCGGCAAATACGCGCTCGCTTGAACACAGAAATTGAAAATATTTCGCCAAAGGGTTCAATTACTTTAGAACAACTAAGACAGATGACCTATCTCGATCAAGTTCTTAAAGAGGTAGAACGTTTTTACCCTCCTGTGGCGGGTGGGTTTCGAGGAGTAGTGAAACCTTGTGTATTTGGAGGTTATTATATTCCGGAAGGTTGGCAACTGCTTTACCGAATTGATGCTACTCATTTAGATCAACGAGTTTATACTAACCCTGAACAATTCGATCCAGACCGTTTTAGTCCCGAACGAGCCGAAAATAAGAAAATGGAGTATAGTCTAGTAGGATTTGGCGGCGGATCGCGGATTTGTTTAGGCTATACGTTTGCTCAAATGGAGATGAAAATATTTGCGGTTCATCTGTTGCGTCATTATGACTGGGAATTGTTACCCGATCAAGACCTCTCTTTCCATCCTATTTCTACCATAAATTCTGGTTCTGGGCTTCTGGTCAAGTTTTATAGATATAATTAA
- a CDS encoding Uma2 family endonuclease produces the protein MTITAPPTPVQTDEKNEIIFPQGEFWSDEPPLESNLHLRQIVLLIECLEWLWQHRDDYFATGNLTIYYSPNQKKSEFFRGPDFFVVLGTTRNQNRRSWVVWQEDGKYPNVIIEILSDSTAKVDREEKKQIYQDTFRTPDYFWFDPDSLEFQGFTLISGTYQPLEPTEAGWLWSQQLGLYLGIYEDKLRYFTPDGQLVFHPSEVATQEKQRAEQEKQRADQLAQKLRELGINPDEI, from the coding sequence ATGACGATCACCGCACCCCCAACACCTGTTCAAACCGATGAAAAAAATGAGATAATTTTTCCTCAAGGCGAATTTTGGAGCGATGAACCCCCCTTGGAAAGTAACTTACATCTTCGGCAAATTGTATTATTAATTGAATGTTTAGAATGGCTGTGGCAACATAGAGATGATTATTTTGCGACAGGAAATTTAACCATTTATTATAGCCCCAATCAAAAAAAATCCGAATTTTTTCGCGGTCCCGATTTTTTTGTAGTATTAGGAACCACCAGAAACCAAAACCGCAGAAGTTGGGTAGTGTGGCAAGAAGATGGAAAATATCCGAATGTAATTATTGAAATTCTTTCGGACAGTACCGCTAAAGTTGATAGAGAAGAAAAGAAACAAATTTATCAAGATACTTTTCGGACTCCAGATTATTTTTGGTTTGATCCGGATAGTTTAGAATTTCAGGGATTTACGTTAATTAGTGGAACTTATCAACCCCTTGAACCTACTGAAGCCGGTTGGTTATGGAGTCAACAGTTAGGGTTATATTTGGGGATATATGAGGATAAATTGCGGTATTTTACGCCTGATGGACAATTAGTTTTTCATCCTTCTGAAGTAGCAACTCAAGAAAAACAACGGGCCGAACAAGAAAAACAACGGGCCGATCAATTAGCCCAAAAATTACGAGAATTGGGGATTAATCCTGATGAAATATGA
- a CDS encoding substrate-binding domain-containing protein, with translation MKQDKELRNNIKQIRTRLGLSQQDLAQVAGVSRQAISGVESGQYAPSATVALRLAKALGCRVEDLFWLEDDDAVIEAQPTESVPMGQPFRLSLAQVGGQLVAHPLIQEDAFRTEIIAADGEGWRESQDSTVKVKLWTSADVIHRTVVIAGCTPVLSLWANVAERWYPDLRVYWSFANSMEALNRLKRGEVHIAGVHLYDPSTDSYNESFAKEVLTHHSAVLINLGLWEEGLLVQPGNPKKLTTVSQLTDSQIRIVNREQGSGSRQLLDRLLEEAKIPHTAINGFKQIVNSHVAVARAIASGEADAGVSTRALATAFGLDFVPLQQTRYDLVILKQYLQEQPVQQMLNILGHHRLHSQLIALGGYDTSQTGEIVATIA, from the coding sequence ATGAAACAAGACAAGGAGTTACGCAACAACATCAAGCAAATTCGCACTCGTTTAGGCTTAAGTCAGCAAGATTTAGCACAAGTGGCCGGAGTGTCTCGCCAAGCCATTAGCGGCGTAGAGTCTGGGCAGTATGCTCCCTCTGCTACGGTTGCTCTGCGTTTAGCTAAAGCTTTAGGCTGTCGAGTAGAAGATTTATTTTGGCTAGAAGACGATGACGCTGTTATAGAAGCACAGCCTACTGAAAGCGTTCCGATGGGACAACCTTTTAGACTCAGTTTAGCTCAAGTGGGAGGCCAATTGGTCGCTCATCCCCTGATTCAAGAAGATGCCTTTCGCACGGAAATTATTGCCGCAGATGGGGAAGGATGGCGAGAAAGCCAAGACTCTACCGTTAAAGTTAAACTTTGGACTAGCGCAGATGTGATTCATCGTACTGTGGTGATTGCCGGTTGTACTCCTGTACTGTCTTTATGGGCTAATGTGGCTGAACGTTGGTATCCCGACTTGCGGGTTTATTGGAGTTTTGCTAATAGCATGGAGGCATTAAACCGTTTAAAGCGCGGAGAGGTGCATATTGCCGGTGTGCATCTGTATGACCCCTCCACAGATTCTTATAATGAAAGTTTTGCTAAAGAGGTATTAACCCATCATTCAGCAGTGCTAATCAATTTGGGACTTTGGGAAGAAGGCCTATTAGTTCAACCCGGCAATCCTAAAAAATTGACAACCGTGTCACAGTTAACCGACTCCCAGATTCGCATAGTTAACCGCGAACAGGGATCAGGTTCTCGTCAACTGTTAGATCGTTTGCTAGAAGAGGCAAAAATTCCTCATACAGCTATCAACGGATTTAAACAAATTGTCAATAGTCATGTAGCCGTAGCTAGGGCGATCGCCAGTGGAGAAGCCGATGCTGGAGTCAGTACCAGAGCGTTAGCTACCGCTTTTGGGCTGGATTTTGTGCCTTTACAACAGACTCGTTATGATTTAGTGATTCTGAAACAGTATTTGCAAGAACAGCCGGTTCAACAAATGCTTAATATTTTAGGACATCATCGGCTTCATTCTCAGTTAATAGCACTTGGGGGTTATGATACCTCTCAGACAGGAGAAATTGTGGCTACCATTGCCTGA
- the ahcY gene encoding adenosylhomocysteinase produces the protein MTVTPIPPKQELKYEIKDISLASVGKQRIEWAGREMPVLKQIRERFEQEKPFEGIRLIACCHVTTETAHLAIALKAGGADALLIASNPLSTQDDVAACLVADYGIPVYAIKGEDNETYHRHVQIALDHKPNVIIDDGGDVTATLIQERKDQIPDIIGTTEETTTGIVRLAAMLKDGVLSFPAMNVNDADTKHFFDNRYGTGQSTLDGIIRATNILLAGKTVVVAGYGWCGKGTAMRARGLGANVIVTEINAVKAIEAVMDGFRVMPMIEAAPLGDIFITVTGNKHVIRPEHFDVMKDGAIVCNSGHFDIEIDLQALGAKATEVKEVRNFTQQYTLPTGKSIVVLGEGRLINLAAAEGHPSAVMDMSFANQALACEYLVTHKGQLQPGIYNIPTEIDQEIARLKLTAMGVSIDSLTPEQEAYLNSWTSGT, from the coding sequence ATGACAGTAACTCCTATTCCACCCAAACAAGAGCTTAAATACGAAATTAAAGACATCTCTCTTGCTTCCGTTGGAAAACAACGTATAGAATGGGCAGGACGTGAAATGCCAGTCCTCAAGCAAATTCGAGAACGTTTTGAACAAGAAAAACCCTTTGAAGGGATTCGTTTAATTGCTTGTTGTCACGTTACTACCGAAACCGCTCATCTGGCGATCGCCCTAAAAGCCGGTGGTGCAGATGCTCTTTTAATTGCCAGTAACCCCCTATCGACACAAGATGATGTCGCCGCTTGCTTAGTCGCTGACTACGGTATCCCCGTATATGCGATTAAAGGAGAAGATAACGAAACCTATCACCGCCACGTTCAAATTGCCCTCGATCATAAACCCAATGTGATCATCGATGACGGAGGAGATGTTACCGCTACCCTCATCCAAGAAAGAAAAGACCAAATTCCCGATATTATTGGCACTACCGAAGAAACTACAACGGGTATTGTTCGCCTCGCTGCGATGTTAAAAGATGGGGTTCTCAGCTTCCCCGCCATGAACGTCAATGATGCCGATACCAAGCATTTCTTTGATAACCGCTATGGAACCGGTCAATCTACACTAGATGGAATTATCCGCGCTACCAATATCTTGTTAGCTGGTAAAACCGTAGTAGTAGCTGGTTATGGTTGGTGTGGTAAAGGAACCGCCATGCGGGCCCGAGGATTAGGTGCTAACGTCATTGTCACTGAAATTAACGCTGTTAAAGCGATTGAAGCTGTTATGGATGGCTTCCGCGTGATGCCGATGATTGAAGCGGCTCCTCTGGGAGATATATTTATTACGGTTACCGGTAATAAACACGTCATTCGTCCTGAACACTTTGATGTGATGAAAGACGGTGCCATTGTTTGTAACTCGGGTCACTTCGATATTGAAATCGACCTCCAAGCATTAGGCGCAAAAGCCACTGAAGTCAAAGAAGTTCGTAACTTTACCCAACAATATACCCTACCTACTGGTAAATCTATTGTGGTCTTAGGGGAAGGACGCTTAATTAACCTAGCGGCGGCTGAAGGACACCCTTCTGCGGTTATGGATATGAGCTTTGCTAACCAAGCTTTAGCCTGTGAATACTTAGTCACCCATAAAGGTCAATTACAGCCAGGAATTTATAATATTCCTACGGAAATTGACCAAGAAATTGCCCGTCTCAAATTAACAGCCATGGGAGTTTCTATTGACAGTCTGACCCCCGAACAAGAAGCTTACTTAAATTCTTGGACTTCGGGAACTTAA